A window of the Umboniibacter marinipuniceus genome harbors these coding sequences:
- a CDS encoding DUF2970 domain-containing protein produces MNGNAATKGWRKWLRIAKSTGAAFLGVQSSKVLEEDFQGSSPLPFIIMGLLLTVAFVVSLVVIVNIVLN; encoded by the coding sequence ATGAACGGTAACGCCGCCACTAAGGGATGGAGAAAATGGCTGAGAATAGCCAAAAGTACCGGGGCTGCATTTCTTGGCGTTCAGTCAAGCAAGGTACTCGAAGAAGATTTTCAAGGAAGTAGCCCATTACCTTTTATCATAATGGGCCTTTTGCTTACGGTTGCATTCGTTGTTTCGCTAGTCGTCATTGTTAACATCGTTTTAAACTAA
- a CDS encoding SDR family oxidoreductase, whose translation MTTTFDLSGKIALVTGASRGIGEATAKLFAQHGAHVIVSSRKVADCEKVVASIVAAGGSAEARELHVGKMDDISSTFEWLAAQYGRLDILINNAATNPYFGAIEDTPESAFDKIVEVNLKGYFYMTAKAVKLMSANGGGSIVNVASINAKSPGHWQGVYSITKAGVVNMTEAFAKECVKDKVRVNALLPGLTATKFAGALTEHPDSLKNIPMGRAAQPEEMAPALLYLASDASSYTTGLALNVDGGLLI comes from the coding sequence ATGACCACCACCTTTGATCTTTCGGGAAAAATTGCGCTGGTAACAGGCGCCAGTCGCGGCATTGGCGAAGCAACAGCAAAGCTATTCGCGCAGCATGGTGCTCATGTCATCGTCAGCAGTCGAAAAGTGGCCGATTGTGAGAAAGTCGTCGCTAGTATTGTTGCGGCTGGGGGCAGCGCTGAAGCGCGAGAGCTGCATGTTGGTAAAATGGATGACATTAGCAGCACCTTCGAGTGGCTAGCTGCCCAATATGGTCGTTTAGATATCTTGATTAATAATGCCGCCACCAACCCATACTTCGGAGCCATTGAAGATACCCCCGAGTCGGCCTTTGATAAAATTGTTGAAGTGAATTTGAAGGGCTACTTCTACATGACGGCTAAAGCCGTGAAGTTGATGTCTGCCAACGGTGGCGGGAGTATTGTTAATGTCGCTAGCATCAACGCTAAGTCACCAGGCCATTGGCAAGGTGTGTATTCAATCACTAAGGCTGGCGTCGTCAATATGACCGAAGCGTTTGCCAAGGAGTGCGTGAAGGACAAAGTTCGCGTGAATGCCTTATTACCTGGCCTAACTGCCACAAAATTTGCCGGCGCGTTGACTGAGCACCCTGACTCACTAAAAAATATTCCTATGGGTCGCGCAGCACAGCCCGAAGAAATGGCGCCTGCACTGCTCTATTTGGCGTCAGATGCATCAAGCTATACCACTGGCTTAGCGCTAAATGTTGACGGTGGACTGCTTATCTAA
- a CDS encoding DUF934 domain-containing protein, whose protein sequence is MPELSVLLAEDIETVYPNSPTINESTDLHALVAGKDDAIIIEVPVFTDGKVFSISKQLRALGFTGHIIVSGNFITDQVGYLSQCGVTVFMVSNDSARAEVERLLERRIDSYHFQEVAKH, encoded by the coding sequence ATGCCTGAGCTGTCAGTTTTATTGGCCGAAGACATCGAAACTGTGTATCCGAACAGCCCAACTATTAATGAAAGCACCGACTTGCATGCACTTGTCGCGGGCAAGGACGATGCGATAATTATCGAGGTCCCAGTTTTCACCGATGGCAAGGTCTTCAGTATTAGTAAACAGCTTCGAGCGCTGGGTTTCACCGGTCACATTATCGTCTCAGGTAACTTTATCACTGATCAAGTTGGCTACCTCTCTCAGTGCGGTGTAACGGTATTCATGGTGAGCAATGATTCCGCTCGTGCAGAAGTGGAACGACTACTTGAACGTCGAATTGATAGCTATCACTTTCAAGAAGTCGCGAAGCATTAA
- a CDS encoding MarR family winged helix-turn-helix transcriptional regulator yields the protein MSSESSNMELHSSSIYWLGRLATQMQEAFNGAVAQYGVSWAQWMVLNAVYYERAKTPAQIAQHIGVDRSAITRLVDRLEAKGLVERSRENADRRSINIELTTKGKNLIPSLLESAKSHEKQFIELLDEREKSNFFRGLSVLLAATGNDDTPFH from the coding sequence ATGAGTTCAGAGTCGTCAAATATGGAATTACACAGCAGTTCAATTTATTGGCTCGGCCGTTTGGCCACACAAATGCAAGAAGCCTTCAATGGAGCCGTAGCGCAGTACGGTGTGAGTTGGGCTCAATGGATGGTGTTGAATGCGGTTTACTACGAACGCGCGAAAACGCCGGCACAGATTGCTCAGCATATTGGTGTTGATCGCTCTGCTATCACGCGTTTGGTTGATCGTTTGGAGGCTAAAGGTTTAGTTGAGCGCAGTCGCGAGAATGCAGATCGCCGTTCAATTAACATCGAGCTAACAACGAAAGGAAAGAACTTAATTCCTTCGCTGTTAGAATCGGCTAAGTCGCACGAGAAGCAATTCATCGAATTGTTAGATGAGCGTGAAAAATCAAACTTTTTCCGTGGTCTAAGCGTACTGCTTGCGGCAACCGGAAATGACGACACGCCATTCCATTAA
- a CDS encoding cation:proton antiporter — MDVTDIFQSFFIIFSSAAVVATLALWGKQPLIVAYILVGMLLGPFGFGFVSDLELLRQISGIGIIFLLFLLGLDMQPSALLSTLRKSTVVVLLSSLVFAGLGAILAFSFSFSTTDALIIGACCMFSSTIIGIKLLPTTALHHRHIGELLVGILLVQDIIAIILISLLQGTDSVDNAFASALYILAMIPLVAGGSLIAVRFILLPLLAKFDRFQEYIFLLSIGWCLGVAEVSELIGLSREIGAFFAGVSLASSPISQYIALSLKPLRDFFLVTFFFALGAGYNFALLEEVWLVSSLLAISILVIKPLTFRTLLRKQSESNRLAWDLGIRLGQISEFSLLVVFVAINAGLLSEAASITVQSAAILTFLVSSYLVIFNLSNPLSPKDSLRRD; from the coding sequence ATTGACGTGACCGATATTTTCCAAAGTTTTTTTATTATTTTTTCAAGTGCCGCCGTAGTGGCTACGCTAGCCCTTTGGGGTAAGCAGCCACTGATTGTTGCCTATATCTTAGTCGGAATGTTGCTTGGTCCGTTCGGTTTCGGCTTCGTTTCGGACTTAGAACTGCTTCGACAAATCAGTGGTATTGGTATTATTTTCCTCTTATTCCTACTCGGTCTGGATATGCAGCCCAGCGCTCTCTTGTCCACCTTGCGAAAGTCCACCGTTGTTGTCCTATTAAGCTCACTGGTCTTTGCGGGGTTAGGCGCCATACTGGCATTTAGTTTCTCATTTTCCACCACTGACGCGCTGATTATCGGGGCGTGCTGTATGTTCTCCTCTACCATTATCGGCATCAAGCTGCTCCCCACTACAGCACTACACCATCGCCACATTGGTGAGCTACTGGTTGGAATTTTGCTGGTTCAGGATATCATCGCGATCATTCTAATTAGCTTATTGCAAGGCACTGATAGTGTTGATAACGCCTTCGCCTCAGCGCTCTATATACTCGCGATGATTCCGTTAGTTGCCGGCGGATCGCTAATTGCGGTGCGGTTTATACTGCTCCCATTGCTCGCTAAGTTTGATCGCTTTCAGGAGTACATCTTCTTGCTGAGTATTGGTTGGTGTCTAGGTGTGGCCGAAGTTAGCGAACTAATTGGCTTATCACGTGAAATCGGTGCCTTTTTTGCCGGAGTAAGCCTCGCGAGCTCACCTATTTCTCAATATATCGCATTAAGTCTTAAACCGCTCCGAGACTTTTTCTTAGTGACTTTCTTCTTTGCCCTAGGAGCGGGTTATAACTTTGCCCTGTTAGAAGAGGTCTGGCTAGTGAGCAGCTTGCTCGCGATCAGTATTCTAGTGATCAAACCACTGACCTTTAGAACGTTACTTCGAAAGCAGTCTGAATCAAACCGATTAGCGTGGGATCTAGGAATACGTCTCGGCCAAATTAGTGAGTTCTCTCTGCTCGTTGTTTTCGTCGCGATAAATGCCGGACTTCTCTCTGAAGCGGCATCAATTACAGTACAAAGTGCTGCGATCTTGACCTTCCTAGTTTCCAGTTACCTCGTGATTTTTAATTTGAGTAACCCTTTGTCACCAAAAGATTCGTTACGACGGGACTAA
- the nfuA gene encoding Fe-S biogenesis protein NfuA has protein sequence MSNVTVTPSAHDYLADLLSKQDVEGVGVRMFVQSPGTPSAETCIAYCRPGEEQEGDVEMPLERFSMWFDQRSLPFLEDAMVDFAEDRMGGQLTIKAPNAKMPRVSDDSPIEDRINYVLYNEVNPGLAAHGGQVSLLEVDKDGFAVLQFGGGCQGCGMVDVTLQQGVEKTLKEHIPELAGVKDSTDHSDTSNAYFK, from the coding sequence ATGTCAAATGTAACCGTTACCCCATCAGCTCACGACTATCTCGCAGATTTACTAAGTAAGCAAGATGTTGAGGGTGTAGGCGTGCGCATGTTTGTTCAATCACCTGGTACGCCCTCTGCGGAAACCTGTATTGCCTACTGTCGCCCAGGTGAAGAGCAAGAGGGTGATGTGGAGATGCCATTGGAACGCTTTAGTATGTGGTTTGATCAGCGCTCATTGCCATTCCTAGAGGATGCAATGGTTGATTTCGCCGAAGATAGAATGGGCGGTCAGTTAACCATTAAAGCCCCCAATGCCAAAATGCCGCGGGTGAGTGATGATAGCCCCATTGAAGATCGTATTAACTATGTTCTTTACAATGAAGTGAATCCTGGTTTAGCGGCTCACGGCGGACAAGTTTCGCTGTTAGAAGTAGATAAAGATGGTTTTGCGGTATTGCAGTTTGGTGGTGGTTGCCAGGGCTGTGGCATGGTTGACGTAACGCTTCAGCAGGGTGTAGAGAAAACGCTTAAAGAGCACATTCCCGAATTGGCCGGAGTTAAGGATTCTACTGACCACTCAGATACGTCTAACGCCTATTTTAAGTAA
- a CDS encoding 3-deoxy-7-phosphoheptulonate synthase, translating to MSVATIDNINVESQDVLISPAKLIAELPLSERAEKVVTDARNTIRNILDGKDHRVLLVVGPCSIHDTDAAMDYAKRLKALADELSDTLFIVMRVYFEKPRTTVGWKGLINDPHLDDSFAIEEGLHTGRKLLMDVLELGIGTATEALDPISPQYLQDLIAWSAIGARTTESQTHREMASGLSSPVGFKNGTDGGLEVAINALQSSANPHRFLGINKSGQVAIIRTRGNAYAHIVLRGGNGKPNYDSVSVQVCEQELTAAGITPNLMVDCSHANSSKDHNLQPLVLDNVCNQIIEGNQSIMGMMIESHLHSGNQKINADRSQLEYGVSITDACINWETTEASLREMADKLRDVLPLRTRS from the coding sequence ATGAGTGTAGCAACAATTGACAATATCAACGTTGAAAGCCAAGACGTACTGATATCTCCAGCAAAGCTAATTGCAGAACTTCCGCTCTCTGAGCGTGCTGAGAAGGTAGTAACCGACGCGCGAAATACTATTCGCAACATCCTAGATGGCAAGGATCATCGCGTATTGCTGGTAGTTGGACCCTGTTCAATTCATGATACCGACGCCGCTATGGACTATGCCAAGCGTCTAAAGGCTTTAGCTGACGAACTCAGCGACACATTGTTTATTGTTATGCGGGTTTACTTTGAGAAGCCTAGAACCACCGTTGGCTGGAAAGGCCTGATCAACGATCCTCACCTGGATGACTCCTTCGCCATTGAGGAAGGTTTACACACTGGCCGAAAACTATTAATGGATGTGCTCGAGCTCGGTATTGGCACCGCGACTGAAGCGCTTGATCCAATTTCACCACAGTATCTTCAGGACCTCATCGCATGGTCAGCCATTGGCGCCCGAACCACTGAATCGCAAACACACCGTGAAATGGCGAGTGGTTTGTCTTCGCCTGTTGGTTTCAAAAATGGTACCGATGGCGGTCTCGAAGTTGCCATTAACGCGCTGCAGTCATCGGCGAATCCTCACCGCTTCCTGGGTATCAACAAATCAGGCCAAGTAGCCATTATTCGAACTAGAGGTAATGCCTACGCACACATCGTACTCCGCGGAGGTAACGGGAAGCCAAACTATGATTCTGTATCAGTGCAGGTCTGCGAACAGGAGCTAACGGCGGCAGGTATAACCCCAAATCTAATGGTGGACTGTAGCCACGCGAATTCGAGTAAAGATCATAATCTTCAGCCGCTCGTACTTGATAATGTCTGCAATCAGATTATTGAGGGAAATCAATCTATCATGGGAATGATGATCGAATCACACCTTCATAGCGGCAACCAGAAGATCAATGCGGATCGCTCTCAGCTTGAATACGGCGTTTCCATCACTGATGCCTGCATCAACTGGGAAACTACGGAAGCGAGCCTACGCGAAATGGCAGATAAACTGCGTGATGTTCTGCCACTGCGGACCCGCTCTTAG
- a CDS encoding nitrite/sulfite reductase: MYVYKAFDQSVVDQRVSQFRDQTARYLAGELSEEAYLPLRLQNGLYIQRHAPMLRVAIPYGMINSQQLRRLADVSRRYDRSYVHVTTRQNIQLNWPQLEDVPDILAELAQVEMHAIQTSGNCIRNTTTDAFAGVARDEVADPRPLCELIRQWSTLHPEYAFLPRKFKIAVSGTESDRAAIRFHDIGLQLAHNSSGELGVEIFVGGGLGRTPIVGQSVFDWVPLSQLLNYLEAILTVYNLNGRRDNKYKARIKILVKAMGVEAFREAVLKQLPIVGSYEERHVANKLSELGGYFSEPNYERGLDELETQAKLFEQQKLDNNFALWLGRNVSQHRIDGYRAVTLSLKKPGTPPGDLSADQLNLVADLAEQYSFGEARMTHEQNIVLADVPANGLYALYQALLTAGFATPNINTMTDIICCPGGDFCALANAKSIPVAHDIQATFDNYDYLYDLGDLDLNISGCMNACGHHHIGDIGILGVDKKGKEFYQISLGGNAGYEAATIGKILGPSFAQEEITSVLQKLLNVFLEHRLEGERFAHTYHRIGHAPFKTAAYATTANTTTEAVTNA; the protein is encoded by the coding sequence ATGTACGTATATAAAGCCTTCGACCAATCTGTGGTTGACCAACGAGTTAGTCAATTCCGTGATCAAACGGCTAGATACCTAGCCGGAGAATTATCTGAAGAAGCCTATCTGCCGCTACGTCTTCAGAACGGTCTTTACATTCAACGTCATGCGCCCATGCTCCGAGTGGCTATTCCCTACGGGATGATTAATAGCCAGCAACTGCGCAGGCTTGCCGACGTTAGTCGACGCTATGATCGCTCATATGTCCACGTAACGACTCGCCAGAACATTCAGCTCAATTGGCCGCAGCTCGAAGACGTTCCCGATATTCTAGCTGAGCTAGCTCAGGTTGAAATGCACGCCATACAAACGTCTGGCAACTGCATTCGAAATACCACTACGGATGCTTTCGCAGGCGTAGCAAGAGATGAAGTCGCCGACCCTCGTCCGCTGTGTGAACTAATCAGGCAGTGGAGTACGCTGCACCCTGAGTATGCGTTCTTACCTCGTAAATTTAAGATCGCCGTATCGGGCACTGAGTCAGATCGTGCCGCCATCCGCTTCCATGATATCGGCCTGCAGTTAGCCCACAACAGCTCGGGTGAACTAGGCGTTGAAATTTTCGTGGGCGGTGGTTTGGGACGCACGCCAATTGTCGGGCAGTCGGTTTTTGATTGGGTTCCACTTAGTCAGCTACTTAATTACCTCGAGGCCATTTTAACGGTCTATAACCTGAATGGCCGACGCGACAACAAATACAAAGCCCGCATCAAAATTTTGGTGAAGGCAATGGGCGTCGAAGCATTCAGAGAGGCCGTGTTAAAGCAACTACCAATAGTTGGCAGCTACGAGGAGCGGCACGTCGCTAACAAGCTGAGCGAGCTCGGCGGCTATTTTAGCGAGCCCAATTATGAACGCGGTCTTGATGAACTTGAAACGCAAGCAAAACTGTTTGAGCAGCAAAAGCTCGATAATAATTTTGCGCTTTGGCTTGGTAGAAACGTAAGTCAGCATCGTATCGATGGATATCGCGCGGTAACACTCTCGCTCAAGAAGCCCGGCACGCCACCAGGTGATCTATCCGCTGACCAACTTAACTTGGTAGCCGATCTTGCTGAGCAATATAGTTTCGGCGAAGCCCGAATGACGCACGAGCAGAATATCGTTCTCGCTGATGTGCCGGCCAATGGTCTTTATGCACTTTACCAAGCACTCTTAACGGCCGGTTTCGCTACGCCAAACATCAACACCATGACTGATATCATTTGCTGTCCTGGCGGAGACTTTTGTGCCTTAGCTAACGCCAAGTCGATTCCGGTCGCACATGATATTCAAGCGACCTTTGATAATTATGATTATCTTTATGACTTGGGCGATCTTGATCTCAATATTTCCGGTTGCATGAACGCCTGTGGCCATCACCACATTGGCGACATTGGTATTTTAGGCGTCGACAAGAAAGGTAAGGAGTTCTATCAAATTTCTTTAGGTGGCAATGCGGGCTACGAAGCAGCAACTATTGGCAAAATACTGGGGCCATCATTTGCCCAAGAGGAAATTACCAGCGTCTTGCAGAAGCTCCTTAATGTCTTCCTGGAGCACCGCCTAGAAGGCGAGCGATTCGCTCATACCTACCATCGCATTGGCCACGCGCCGTTCAAAACAGCCGCCTATGCAACCACAGCAAACACAACTACGGAGGCTGTCACTAATGCCTGA
- the murI gene encoding glutamate racemase, which translates to MSVLIFDSGLGGLSIRREIQLLRPDLSIHQFADHAWLPYGAKRAEDIRSRMLTLIPEMVDRVNASLLVVACNTASTHTLPQLRATLNIPVVGVVPAIKPAAIQSATKSIAVLATERTITSQYLDELIQSYAANCQVTRIGANQLVELAESKLSGNAVDTSELRKILPRSLFPSSVDTLVLACTHFPLLKTELLSVLPDHIELIDSGNAIARRVSTLASLQSHPQPAEFFTTGTLNQATVRLLQAESFARITAL; encoded by the coding sequence GTGTCTGTACTAATTTTTGATTCAGGTCTCGGTGGGTTAAGTATCCGACGAGAAATTCAACTGCTACGCCCCGATCTCAGCATTCATCAATTTGCTGATCACGCGTGGCTGCCCTACGGAGCAAAGCGCGCTGAAGATATCCGCAGCAGAATGCTTACGCTAATTCCTGAGATGGTTGATCGTGTAAATGCCTCACTGCTTGTTGTGGCGTGTAATACCGCCAGTACTCATACGCTTCCCCAACTCCGAGCAACCTTGAACATTCCGGTGGTAGGTGTTGTCCCGGCAATCAAGCCCGCAGCCATTCAGTCCGCCACCAAGAGCATTGCGGTGCTCGCAACGGAGCGAACAATCACATCCCAGTACCTTGATGAACTGATCCAAAGCTACGCCGCCAACTGCCAAGTTACTCGTATCGGCGCCAATCAACTCGTTGAACTCGCGGAGTCTAAACTATCCGGTAACGCCGTCGATACTTCGGAACTCCGCAAGATTCTTCCCCGCTCGCTGTTTCCAAGCTCTGTAGATACCCTTGTCCTTGCCTGCACCCATTTCCCGCTGCTCAAGACGGAACTATTGTCCGTACTTCCTGACCACATCGAACTGATTGACTCGGGCAATGCTATTGCCCGGCGCGTGAGTACGTTGGCCTCGCTGCAGAGCCACCCTCAACCGGCAGAATTCTTCACCACGGGCACATTGAACCAAGCAACGGTAAGACTACTTCAAGCGGAATCATTCGCGCGCATCACCGCCCTCTAG
- the nhaB gene encoding sodium/proton antiporter NhaB translates to MVSNLATALSKNFLGNSPSWYKLTIIGFLIINPIILTALGPVVAGWILILEFIFTLSMALKCYPLQPGGLLAAQAVLLGLTTADAVFTETVNNIEVILLLVFMVAGIYFMQSMLLFIFTKILVGIRNKLLLSFLFCFSAAVLSAFLDALTVTAVLITVAIGFYNVYNTVYSGLVQEFGITEDEKRFHKKSLAQFRRFLRSIIMHGAVGTALGGVSTIVGEPQNLLIGERLDWNFVEFYLNMAHITMPVLGLGLLTCLALEKLKWFGYGAEIPGDVLQVLKAHEMEQTANRTTREKAEILVQAIVAIVLVLSLAFHVAEVGLIGLLVIILLTAFNGITEEHRIGHAFEEALPFTALLVVFFAIVAVIHQQHLFTPVIDAVLALPQEDQAPMFFIANGVLSMISDNVFVATVYIDEVASAYNEGLISREHFEHLAIAINTGTNLPSVATPNGQAAFLFLLTSALAPLIRLSYGRMVYMALPYTIVLGVSGFLLI, encoded by the coding sequence ATGGTATCAAATCTAGCAACAGCGCTATCAAAGAATTTTCTCGGTAATTCACCGAGTTGGTACAAGCTGACGATTATCGGTTTCCTGATCATTAACCCCATCATTCTTACTGCTCTCGGCCCTGTCGTCGCTGGCTGGATACTTATTTTGGAGTTTATCTTTACCCTCTCTATGGCATTAAAGTGCTATCCGCTTCAGCCAGGGGGCTTACTGGCTGCTCAAGCAGTCCTTCTAGGTTTGACCACCGCAGATGCGGTGTTCACCGAGACGGTAAACAATATTGAAGTGATCTTGCTGTTGGTCTTCATGGTTGCAGGCATCTACTTCATGCAATCTATGTTGCTGTTTATTTTCACTAAAATTCTGGTGGGGATTCGTAACAAGCTATTACTCTCCTTTCTCTTTTGCTTTAGCGCGGCGGTCCTTTCTGCCTTCCTCGATGCACTAACTGTTACCGCGGTCTTGATTACCGTAGCAATCGGTTTCTACAACGTTTATAACACCGTCTACTCTGGGTTAGTTCAAGAATTCGGCATCACTGAGGATGAGAAACGTTTTCACAAAAAGAGTCTGGCGCAGTTCCGGCGCTTCCTTCGTAGCATCATTATGCACGGGGCGGTTGGTACTGCCCTAGGTGGCGTGAGTACCATTGTTGGTGAACCACAGAATCTCCTAATTGGTGAGCGTCTCGATTGGAACTTCGTCGAGTTCTACCTAAATATGGCACATATCACTATGCCAGTACTCGGTTTAGGGCTGCTAACCTGCTTAGCGCTTGAAAAGCTAAAATGGTTTGGCTACGGTGCCGAGATTCCAGGCGACGTTCTTCAGGTGTTGAAAGCGCATGAAATGGAGCAGACTGCCAACCGTACAACACGAGAAAAGGCCGAAATCTTAGTTCAAGCCATTGTTGCTATTGTCCTAGTGCTGTCACTTGCCTTTCACGTTGCTGAAGTTGGCCTGATTGGCTTGCTCGTAATTATCCTACTTACTGCATTTAACGGCATCACCGAGGAGCATCGTATCGGTCATGCATTCGAAGAAGCGTTACCATTTACCGCGCTGTTAGTCGTATTCTTCGCCATCGTAGCGGTCATTCATCAACAGCATCTTTTTACTCCAGTCATCGACGCCGTATTGGCCTTACCGCAAGAAGACCAAGCACCGATGTTCTTCATTGCTAATGGCGTTTTATCCATGATCTCGGACAACGTCTTTGTGGCCACGGTCTACATTGACGAAGTCGCTTCGGCCTATAACGAAGGTTTAATAAGCCGCGAGCATTTCGAACACCTAGCCATTGCTATTAACACCGGTACCAACTTGCCGAGTGTTGCCACGCCGAATGGCCAGGCTGCGTTCCTATTCCTTCTTACGTCTGCGCTCGCACCGCTAATCCGACTTAGCTACGGCCGCATGGTCTATATGGCATTGCCTTACACCATCGTGCTTGGTGTATCAGGCTTCCTACTCATATAG
- the sohB gene encoding protease SohB, with protein sequence MEFLAEYGLFLAESITVVIAIAVVIGLIANSGARKSAKKGEVSVTDLNGHFEELEEAMFVATASDDQIKRREKALKKTKNSEKKAAKKAAKASAKTSSKADEQKEDASASDKRKPIRYVINFDGDVKASAVENLREEVSAILIAAEPCDEVVVRLESPGGMVHAYGLAAAQLERIKAKKIPLTICVDQVAASGGYMMACLADRIIASPFALLGSIGVVAQMPNIHRLLKKNHVDVELHTAGKFKRTLTMLGENTDEGREKFQEELEEVHRLFRDMVAEARPKLDIDAVATGEAWYGKQALALDLVDELQTSDEYLFSGRKTFDQYLVQWSRKKSVADKVGLAAQTALTATYDKLLGLTHRRDF encoded by the coding sequence TTGGAATTCTTAGCAGAGTACGGATTATTTTTAGCTGAATCGATCACGGTAGTTATAGCTATTGCGGTAGTGATTGGTCTGATCGCCAATAGTGGTGCACGAAAGAGTGCCAAAAAGGGTGAGGTATCAGTAACGGATCTAAATGGTCATTTCGAAGAGCTGGAGGAGGCCATGTTTGTAGCCACGGCGAGTGATGACCAGATCAAACGCCGCGAGAAAGCGCTTAAAAAGACGAAGAATTCAGAGAAAAAGGCGGCTAAGAAGGCCGCGAAAGCTTCTGCCAAGACTTCGTCAAAGGCCGATGAGCAAAAGGAAGATGCCTCGGCGTCGGATAAAAGAAAACCGATTCGCTATGTCATCAATTTTGATGGCGATGTTAAAGCTTCCGCCGTAGAGAACCTGCGAGAGGAAGTGTCTGCGATATTGATCGCAGCGGAACCCTGCGACGAAGTGGTTGTTCGACTAGAAAGTCCCGGCGGTATGGTGCATGCCTATGGCCTGGCTGCTGCTCAGCTCGAACGAATCAAGGCGAAGAAAATTCCATTGACTATCTGCGTTGATCAGGTGGCTGCGAGTGGTGGCTATATGATGGCCTGTTTGGCTGATCGTATTATTGCTTCACCGTTTGCATTACTTGGCTCCATTGGTGTGGTGGCGCAGATGCCGAATATTCATCGCCTGTTAAAGAAGAATCATGTGGATGTTGAGTTACATACTGCAGGGAAATTCAAGCGAACCTTAACCATGCTCGGTGAGAACACCGATGAGGGGCGAGAGAAGTTCCAAGAGGAGCTGGAAGAGGTTCACCGCCTGTTCCGCGACATGGTTGCCGAAGCTCGACCTAAGCTTGATATCGATGCTGTAGCTACCGGCGAAGCCTGGTATGGAAAGCAAGCCTTAGCGCTAGATTTGGTTGATGAGTTGCAGACCTCAGACGAGTATTTATTCAGTGGTCGCAAGACCTTTGATCAGTACCTTGTGCAGTGGTCGCGGAAGAAGTCCGTTGCAGATAAAGTTGGCTTGGCAGCTCAAACCGCGCTAACCGCCACGTATGACAAACTACTGGGTCTTACGCATCGCCGCGATTTTTAA
- the nudC gene encoding NAD(+) diphosphatase has product MKTNRWIVTDGSHVFTQTNLFYTAKPPMIVGDEILIREDHGVNWYVLVPHEPINGENLRDLLLSYSLEDQQYLSAAAEVANWYKDHRYCPRCGYRTRRLSNELAMACDKCRYRSYPRLSPCVLALVEDGDRILLAHHHRSNEPVYTVLAGFIEVGESAEQAVLREVKEEAGVHVSNIRYLGSQSWPFPGQMMLAYIASYESGELSRDKNELSDLRWFKKDELALLPPLGTISEAMISQWLASQQSAE; this is encoded by the coding sequence GTGAAAACTAATCGTTGGATCGTTACGGACGGAAGTCACGTTTTCACCCAAACCAACCTGTTTTATACCGCTAAGCCACCCATGATTGTTGGCGACGAGATTTTGATTCGCGAGGATCACGGCGTTAATTGGTATGTATTGGTGCCGCATGAGCCTATCAATGGTGAAAATCTTCGAGACTTACTGTTAAGCTATTCCCTCGAGGATCAACAATACCTGAGTGCCGCGGCAGAAGTCGCTAACTGGTATAAAGATCATCGGTACTGTCCGCGCTGCGGCTACCGCACTCGTAGGCTCAGTAATGAGCTAGCCATGGCCTGTGATAAATGTCGATATCGTAGCTATCCCCGACTTTCACCCTGTGTGCTTGCGTTAGTTGAAGACGGCGACAGAATTCTTTTAGCTCATCACCATCGTAGTAATGAGCCCGTCTATACAGTGTTAGCGGGATTTATTGAGGTGGGGGAATCTGCCGAGCAGGCAGTGCTCCGTGAAGTGAAGGAAGAGGCGGGCGTTCATGTGAGTAACATTCGCTATTTGGGCAGCCAGTCGTGGCCTTTCCCGGGGCAAATGATGTTGGCCTACATAGCGAGTTATGAGTCCGGTGAGCTAAGTCGTGATAAAAACGAGTTGAGCGATTTACGTTGGTTCAAAAAGGACGAGTTAGCCCTGTTGCCTCCGTTAGGCACTATATCGGAAGCAATGATCTCTCAGTGGTTAGCCTCGCAGCAATCGGCTGAATAG